A window of the Pararge aegeria chromosome 2, ilParAegt1.1, whole genome shotgun sequence genome harbors these coding sequences:
- the LOC120631624 gene encoding splicing factor 3B subunit 6, giving the protein MALALQRRANVRLPPEVNRILYIRNLPYKISAEEMYDIFGKYGAIRQIRVGNTPESRGTAFVVYEDIFDAKNACDHLSGFNVCNRYLVVLYYRSNKAFKGMDIEKKQEELDTLKKKYGISTEELRK; this is encoded by the exons ATGGCATTAGCTCTCCAAAGACGGGCAAAC gTCAGACTCCCACCAGAAGTGAATAGAATTCTATACATTAGAAATTTACCTTATAAAATATCAGCTGAAGAAATGTATGATATATTTGGTAAATATGGAGCAATCAGGCAAATTCGGGT AGGCAATACACCAGAGTCTAGAGGTACTGCATTTGTGGTGTATGAAGACATATTTGATGCCAAAAATGCATGTGACCACTTATCCGGATTCAATGTCTGCAACAGATATTtagtagttttatattatagatcTAACAAAGCATTTAAGGGAATGGATATAGAAAAGAAACAAGAAGAATTAGATACTTTAAAGAAGAAATATGGTATATCAACTGAAGAActtcgtaaataa
- the LOC120630456 gene encoding acetylcholinesterase-like, whose amino-acid sequence MDGAPEVLSDTATNCNFTSASETISDNNYQAKQDSLEKKAVHLRLMLEKDFKAADLKWSLFVAAAFSFGYESCLKPFPPVFMKNGIKDMDELLSVITDVPALDLVLQQLDNLENLSNISDILDLLFYVLVRLKEPSLKTIPQEAHDAVLINAHSLLAASKPQYIFQVVSSCKSNAELKWKELTKNHRVFYAYHGNRLENFYSILNFGLQQHLHKTNIKGNGVNLSPELCLSIPYSHGGFGWGASCIGGHLSCIAMCEVIDAHEGINYHVKPVTNEGDGVYEQEKMLNAETGARTSHFVVTNCDLIRVRYLLVYAKQPTSMRFPTTTSNREVGGLRQWFAQHKLFSILLGYGLMLATIGFANNQPIHYYYKILLKKIDGALSNPPERHTGWRRTLFAHRMPPRCRQSANETESYKEDCLYLNIWTPRRVDGKLLPVVIILYSDSWTKNGITLPCQELAAEGVVVVTVAYRLHILSFFTLKSIKARGNLALLDQYMALLWIRENIVAFGGDPNAITLLGHSAGADSILYHIISPRTVGLFQRAIIMSPNNIWKAVENDGETNFSIEKMSQTVIKSLSCVRGSENEILQCLRTRSASDLFNSISNNWTINNEIFQPITDNFLPEKEQYLPLSLSAALVSSKSPNIQLDVLLGTADLDTINYDFNYEDVARRGQDSLYELASLTIIPEILSLLSIDRPDTLPLLSQAIRWEFLGPKTRSQSGVDGIMKLTETIARMETSAKWGAGCALLAAKLARRVSHLYTYRYSIPTDINLYGRTINFTGATHGAEIMTLLGNALMLQIARRTATQSEKKLSMQFRNYIINFVKFGSPDNQNEWPRYIVGDSYIHEICKKEASNCNKYKTSKEIAFWLQYLPRLSSILTSNEQAENVITSNDEKRLHGGVVAMCGVSITLLLLLCACVVILHRWRTRRPMDIDEHEAKL is encoded by the exons ATGGACGGAGCGCCAGAAGTATTATCAGACACAGCTACAAATTGTAACTTCACATCAGCTTCAGAAACTATAtctgataataattatcaagCAAAACAAGATTCTTTAGAGAAAAAGGCTGTGCATTTAAG ATTAATGCTAGAAAAAGATTTTAAGGCTGCCGATTTAAAGTGGAGTTTGTTTGTAGCGGCAGCTTTTAGCTTCGGATACGAAAGCTGTCTCAAGCCTTTTCCCcccgtttttatgaaaaatggCATAAAAGATATGGATGAATTG CTAAGCGTAATCACCGATGTGCCAGCTTTAGATTTGGTTTTACAACAACTAGACAATCTTGAGAACCTGTCCAATATAAGCGATATTCTTGATTTGTTATTCTACGTCCTCGTAAGATTAAAAGAGCCAAGTTTAAAGACTATTCCTCAAGAAGCT CATGACGCAGTTTTGATAAATGCACACTCTTTGCTAGCAGCCTCTAAGCCACAGTACATTTTTCAAGTTGTCAGTTCGTGCAAATCAAACGCAGAATTAAAATGGAAAGAGTTGACAAAAAATCATAGGGTATTTTATGCTTACCATGGAAACCGCCTCGAGAACTTTTATAGCATATTAAATTTTGGATTGCAACAGCACTTGCATAAG ACAAACATAAAGGGTAACGGTGTTAATCTTTCCCCGGAATTATGTTTGAGTATACCGTATAGCCATGGAGGGTTCGGCTGGGGTGCTAGTTGCATTGGAGGTCACCTGTCTTGTATAGCGATGTGTGAAGTTATCGACGCTCACGAAGGCATCAATTACCATGTAAAACCTGTCACAAACGAAG GGGATGGTGTTTACGAACAAGAAAAGATGTTAAATGCCGAAACCGGCGCTCGCACTTCCCATTTCGTCGTGACCAATTGCGATTTAATTCGAGTTCGTTACTTACTGGTTTATGCTAAACAACCAACGTCAATGAGATTTCCGACTACAACTTCGAATAGAGAAG TCGGCGGTCTACGGCAATGGTTCGCTCAACACAAGCTTTTTTCGATTCTTCTTGGTTATGGATTAATGTTGGCGACTATCGGTTTTGCAAATAATCAGCccattcattattattacaaaatacttTTGAAGAAAATAGATGGGGCCTTAAGCAAC cCTCCGGAAAGGCACACAGGTTGGAGAAGAACTTTATTCGCTCACCGAATGCCTCCGCGTTGCCGACAATCTGCTAACGAAACTGAAAGTTACAAGGAAGACTGTCTCTACCTAAATATATGGACACCACGG CGAGTGGATGGCAAATTACTACCCGTCGTTATTATACTGTACAGTGATTCATGGACTAAGAATGGCATAACATTGCCATGTCAAGAGTTGGCAGCAGAGGGCGTCGTTGTAGTAACCGTTGCATATAGACTACACATTTTATCCTTTTTTACTTTAAAGTCAATTAAAGCACGAGGAAATCTTGCCTTATTGGATCAGTATATGGCTTTGCTTTGGATTCGAGAAAATATTGTTGCTTTTGGTGGTGATCCAAATGCAATCACCTTGTTAGGACATTCTGCTGGTGCTGATAGTATTCTTTATCACATTATTTCGCCACGAACAGTTG GATTGTTCCAACGTGCTATAATTATGTCGCCTAACAATATTTGGAAAGCTGTAGAGAACGACGGTGAAACTAATTTCTCAATTGAAAAAATGTCTCAAACAGTTATAAAATCTTTAAGCTGCGTGCGTGGCTCAGAAAATGAAATACTTCAATGCTTGAGAACACGATCTGCCTCAGATCTATTCAATTCGATTTcg AACAATTGGACAATTAACAATGAAAtatttcaacccattacggaTAATTTTTTACCGGAGAAGGAACAGTACTTGCCATTGTCCTTATCTGCTGCATTAGTATCATCAAAATCACCAAACATCCAACTGGATGTTCTTCTTGGAACGGCTGATTTGGATACCATAAATTACG atTTTAATTACGAAGACGTAGCACGACGAGGACAAGACTCACTTTACGAGCTCGCGAGTTTGACAATTATTCCGGAAATTCTGAGCCTTCTATCTATTGATAGACCGGATACATTACCACTG CTATCACAGGCCATTCGCTGGGAGTTCTTAGGACCGAAAACACGTTCCCAAAGTGGAGTCGATGGAATCATGAAATTAACAGAAACCATTGCAAGAATGGAAACATCAGCTAAATGGGGCGCCGGCTGCGCCCTCTTGGCAGCTAAACTTGCTCGAAGAGTATCTCATCTTTATACCTACCGCTATTCTATACCAACTGATATAAATTTGTATGGTCGCACAATAAATTTTACAG GTGCAACGCACGGAGCCGAAATAATGACGCTATTGGGAAACGCTTTAATGCTTCAAATTGCCCGACGAACCGCAACTCAGAGTGAGAAAAAGTTATCAATGCAGTTTAGAAACtacattataaattttgttaaatttgg GTCTCCAGATAATCAGAACGAATGGCCGCGATACATAGTGGGTGATTCATATATACATGAAATATGCAAAAAAGAAGCGTCtaattgcaataaatataaaacaagcaaAGAAATTGCTTTTTGGCTTCAATATTTACCTCGGTTATCTTCTATACTTACGTCTAATGAACAAGCTGAAAACGTTATAACGTCAAAtg ATGAGAAACGACTACACGGTGGAGTAGTAGCCATGTGCGGCGTTTCAATCACGCTCTTACTTTTATTGTGCGCATGCGTAGTCATTTTACATAGATGGCGCACTCGAAGACCTATGGATATTGATGAACATGAAGCTAAACTGTAG